Genomic segment of Xanthobacter dioxanivorans:
AGACGATGGAGCCGGTTGCCTCGTCCTGATCCGCCCGGAATGTCACGGTCCGCGGGGTCGTTGGGGGAGTGTCCCCCGTGTAGGAGTAGGCGACTGCCCGAGCAAGGGCCGTCATCGCGGCGTCGTCCACCGGCTCGCCGAGAAGAACCGTCAGCCCGCCGGGGCCCGCGATGACGGTGCCGATCTGCTCGCCCTCGTAAAAGGCGATCGTCCGGTCGGAGGAGTCGGTCCCCAGCGTAATCCCACCGACCTCGGCGATGGAAAGATGATCATCGTAGGTCGCGCCGGCCAGGCTGACGTTCAATGCGCCATGACTGAAACCCGTGCCGTCCGGACTGGCGACCTTCACGTTGGAATCCAGAACCACAGGCGCGGCGTTCACCGTGTTTTCTGCAAGGGTCTTGTTACGGTCGAGCCCACTGAAGGGAGATTTCTTCGTCGCCATTCCCGACCGTTCCCTGCGCTGATATGCAACCGTGCATAGCAGGCCGGAAAGCTGAAATCCAATGCAGATTCCCTAAGGGAATTTGCAACTCAGTCGTGCCTGAACGCGCGCATCAGCTGGTCTTCCACCGGCTTCACCAGATAGGCCAGCGCAGTGCGGCTGCCGGTGCGAATGAAGGCCTCCACAGGCATCCCCGGCACCAGGGCCTTGCCCCCCAGCCTGGCGCGCTCACTCTCCTTCAAAGCGATCCTCACCAGATAGAAGGATTGGCCGCCCTGGGGGGCGTGCGAGAGATCGGCCGCGACCCGCTGCACCACGCCTTCGACCTCGGGGGTCGTGGCGCTGTCGAAGGCGGAGAAGCGCAGGGTGACGTCCTGGCCGGCCTTCAGTCGGTCGATCATCTGCGGCTCGATGCGTGCCTCGACGACGAAGCCATCGTGCTCCGGCACGATCAGCATGATCTGCTCGCCCGCGGCGATCACGCCGCCCACCGTATGCGCAGTGCTCTCGTGGACAAAGCCGCTGGCGGGGGCGCGCACATCGAGCCGCTGGAGCTGGTCCACGGCTGCGATCCGCCGCTCCACAAGGTCGGCGATCTTCGCCTGCGTATCCCGAGAGTCGGTCGCCACTTCCCGGCGCAGGTCCTGGCCGAGCTGAAGGATCTGCAGCTCCGTCTCGGCGATGCGGCCGCGTGCGCGAGCAACCTCGGCGGTGAGTTGGCCGCCCTCGCCCGACAGCCGGGCCCCCTCCCGCTCCAGGCTCGTCAGGCGTGAAAGGGCGACGAGATTGGCCTGGTAAAGCTTGCGCACGCCTTCGAGTTCGAGCTTGATGATCCGCATCTGCTCCTGCTTGGAGGAGATCTGGGCCTCAAGCCCGCGAATCTCCTCCCGCGTCTGAGCCATGCGTTCGCGCAGCTGGGACATCTGGCCTTCCAGCGCGCTGCGACGGGAGCGGAACAGCGTCGTCTCGCCCGCGACAATGGACGCGACCGACGGGTCGTCCGTGGCCACCAGCTCGGCTGGCAGGTCGAGCGTGTCGCGGCCGTCCCGCTCCGCTTCCAGACGGGCCTTTCGGACCCGCAGCTGGTTGAGCTGATTGTCCACCATGGCAAGGCTCGCGCGGGCGGTGGTCTCGTCCAGACGCAGAAGGATGTCTCCCGCCTTCACCAAACTCCCGTCCGTGGCATGGATTTCGGCCACGACGCCGCCGGCGGGATGTTGGACACGCCGCACGCTGCTCTCCACCACCACCTGTCCGGGCGCGATCACGGCGCCGGCCAGCGGCACGGTGGTGGCCCAGACGCCGGCGGTGCCCAACAGCACAGCGAGGGTGCAGAGGCCGGCGAGGCCGGCCCTTCGGATGTCCTGATGTGGGTTGATGCGCGACATTTCCCGTGCGGCCGCCTTACGCCCGCTCGGCCACGATGCGCGGCTTTGGCGGCGGCTCTTCCCCGCTGAGCGAGCGGCCGGCCAGCGCCCTTTTCAGCACGTCGTCGCGGGAACCGAACGCCTGCATCCGGCCTTCGGCCAGAACAAGGACGAGGTCGGCGGTCGCCAACGCCGCGGCTCGATGAGCGATCACGACACAGATGCCGCCCCGCGTCTTGACGCCGAGGATGGCGCCCACCAGCGCCGCCTCACCCTCCGCGTCCAGGCTGGCGTTGGGCTCGTCGAGGACGACCAGAAAGGGATCGCCATAGAGCGCCCGCGCCAAGGCGAGACGCTGGCGCTGCCCGCCGGATAGGATGCCGCCGCTCTCGCCGATCCGGGTGGCGAACCCCTGCGGCAGGCGCAGGATCATGTCATAGGCGCCCGCCGCCCGCGCGGCGGCGCGTACCGCCTCTTCCGTCGCGGCGGGATCGAAGCGGGCGATGGTCTCCGCCACCGTGCCGTCAAACAGCTCCACGTCCTGCGGCAGATAACCGATCATTGCACCGCGGTCTTCTTCCGGCCATTGGTCGAGGGTGGCGCCGTCGAGCCGCAACTCGCCCCGTGCCGCTGGCCACACGCCGACCAGCGCGCGGGCCAGCGACGATTTTCCGGAAGCCGAAGGGCCGATCACGCCCAGCACCTGCCCGGCCTCCACGGCAAAGCTGACCTGGGAGAGAATGGCGGTGGACGCGCCCGGCGCCGCCACAGTCATCTGGTCCAGCGTCAGCCGGTGCCGCGCCCGTTCCGGAGCGACGGCCAGAGCAACGGAGCGCGGCGCGGCGAGCGCGTGGCGCAACCGTTGCCACGCCTGCCGCGCGGCAAGAAACGGGCGCCAGGAGGAAATCGCCAGCTCCACCGGCGCCAACGCCCGGCTGGCGATGACGGAGGATGCGATCATGACGCCGGACGAGGCCTGGCCCTCGATCACCAGCCAGGCACCCGCGCCCAGCATGCCGGACTGGAGCATGAAGCGCAGCACCTTGGATACGGCACCGAGACCGCCGGAAATATCCGCAGCCCGCTGCTGGGCGGCGACGGCGGCATCGCCATGGATGTCGAGCCGACCGACCAGCCGGCTCGTCAGGCCCAGAGCGGCCACCACCTCGCCGTTGCGCCGTGCCTGCTCCAGCAGGGCGCCTCGGGCGGCTCCGGCACGTCCCGCCTCCTCCACCCGGCGCCGCGTCCCGACCTCCGTCAGGAAGGTGAGGGCCACCAGCAGGGAGGCTCCGGCAACCAGGATGACGCCGAGAACGGGATGCAGCAGAAAGCAGGCCGCCACATAGAGCGGGATCCACGGCATATCGAAGAGCGCCATGGGCCCGACGCCGGACAGGAAGGTGCGGACGGCGTCAAGGTCGCGGGCGAGCCGCATGGCGCCCTCATTTCCGCCCAGCGCGGCATTCCTCAGGATGGCGCGCGCCACCTCGCCCGAAAGCGACTGATCGAGCGCCACCCCAATGCGCCCCAGAATCCGCTGGCGCAGCGCATCGAAGAGCCCCTGCACCGCATAGACCAGCGCCACCGCGATGGTGAGGGCCACCAGCGTCGGCACGCTGCGCGACGGGAGCACCCGGTCGTACACCTGCAGCATGTAGAAGGAGCCGGCGAGCATCAAAATGTTGACGGCTGCCGAGAACAGCGCCACCACAAGGAACGCTCTGCGACAGGAGGACAGCGCCCGCGAGGGCAGATCTGCGTCGGCAACCGCGCCCGCCCTGTGCTTGCTGAATGCGCTTTTCGCGGCGCTCATCGGTTGCAAAGTGACGCCCTGATCGAAGGCCGCGCTCGCACGGGGGCGCAGCCTGTTTCTTCCTTTAGGATGCAAACCCCTAAAATGCTACCCCGAATGGGGCGCTCGTCCGGCCGCCCAGCATCGCAATCTGAACGGCCTAGGTTCTAGACGAGAGAATGCCCGCCGTCATGGCTGACGTGTAGGGCGTCCCAGAGCCGCGCCGCCAGCGCCTCCGCCCCGTCCGCCAGATCGTGGGCCGTTGTTGTCGGCGCCGTCGGCGCGTGGCTCGGAATGTGGCTCCACAGGGTGTCGAGGAGGTCGGAGACCGCCGGTGACAGGTGGCTGGCGACAAGATGTCCGAGGTCCGAGACATCCTGCTCCAGATGAGCGGCCGATCCTGCGGAGGCGGCAGGGCCGTGCGCATGAAGCGCCGCCGCCACGCGCGTTTCCAGATCCGCGAGGAGGCCGGGCACCCCCTCGCCTGCACCGGACAGGCTGGCGATCACGGTTGTCCAAAGATCCGGCCCCGCAGAGCGCTCCGGCGTGGCCTCCGCCGCGACGAAAGCCATGGTTGAGATCGCAGGCGCGGCGCTGCCGTCGCCCGTCCCGGTCAAGGTGACAGTCACGTTCTGGGTGACGGTGCCGCTGTGGTGGTCGTCCAGCGTCAGCGCGAAGGTCTCGACCTTCGTCTCACCGGCCGCCAGCGGCTCCACCTTGGTCTCGTCCACCACATAGGACCACACCACGCCGCCGGTGCCGTTCATGTCGCTCACCACCTTGGCGGAAAGCGTCCCCAGCGCCCCGTCCGACGCGGCGACGCTCACCGTGTGGGTGTCCTTGGCATCCGCATCGGCGAAATAGAACGTGCCGGCGGCATTCAGCGTCTTGCGCGCGGCGTCTTCGGTGAGTGTGGCGCTGGTGACCGAGGAGGTGGGCAGCGAGGCCATGAAGAGGTCGGAGGCATTGTTCGTGTCGTTGGCGACGAGATTGGTCGCGTCGGATACGAAAATGATGTGCGCGCCATCGGGCGTGAAGACGGGGTCGCTGCTGGCACCGTTCGCGTTGGATGCGATTCGGGTGATCGCCCCGGTCTCGAGGTCGGCCACGAAGATGTTCGAGGCGCCCCCGGTGTTGCCCGGCAAAGTCGATTCAGAGGACGAGAAGACGATCTTTGTGCCGTCCGGCGAGAAGGAGAAGGTGTCGCCGACGGCTCCGTCATTCGGGAGAACCCCGTCGGGTGAACTCACGCAGATGATTTCGCCGGTCTGGACGTCCTTCAGGTAGAGGTGGGTGCCCCCCATCTCGCCCCCCGGCACGACGGAGCTTTCATTGGACACGAAGGCGATCTTGGTGCCGTCCGGCGAGAAGACGGGGAGCACCTGATGGGCGCTCGCTGCGGTAACGAACGTCACGTCGCCACTGTTGAGGTCCTTGATGTATATGCACTGGCTGTCGCCACCGAACTTCGGGCCCGATTGATCGCCCCAGGCAACGAACAAGAGTTTGGTGCCGTCCGGTGAAAAGGTGGCATTGAAGCCGCGTGTCGTGTGCGAGGGGTCCGCCCCGTTGATCGCTGCCTGGGTGGCGATACCGGTTTTGAGATCTTTCACATAAAGGCCGCTGCCATCGGTGTCTCCGGGCAGATTTTGAATGCCAGAAACGAATGCCATCTTAGTACCGTCGGGTGAAAATCCTGGGTCTCCACTGTTTCCGGAAATCTGCTTTCCCGTTGAACCTGTCGAGACGCGTGTCACTGCGCCCGTACTTAAGTCTTTGATGAAGACATCGCTTCCCCCGTTCGTGTCGCCTGCTACGAGGTTTGATGCAGTCGACACGAAAGCGATCTTTTGCCCGTCAGGCGAGAATGCGATGTCTGTCGTGCCGAGGATGCTCGCGGCGGCAGTGAGGTCCGAGGCCAGGATGGTGACTTGGCCGGTGCTGAGGTCGTCCAGGGTGATACGTGTTGCGCCAATCTCGCCCGTCGACTCAAAAGCCACTTTGGTGCCGTCGGGAGAAACTGCGACGCTTGAAATGTCGTGGCTAAAGGAGCCGTCGGCAATCTTCGAGATGGAGCCCGCCGGGCTGGATGAGAGAATTGTCGGCGCCCGATTTTCGAATGCGAGTGTAAGATGCGCGGCGGTTGATGTCTTTTCTGTATCGGTGACGGTAAGCGTCACATCCCTTGTTTGAGGCTCGGGGCTTAACGACCGATCTCGGTAGGTAATCTGATCTATAAGTCCACTCATTTGAGCGTCAGAAATCGCGAAATTGCTTTTAAATGTTAGGGAAAAATCATGTCCTGCCACTCCGTCGGCTGATACCGTGCCGACAACCTTTCCGTCCAGATACAGCTTCGTCCCGACAATATTGAAGGGGCCGTCTGACAGATAAATCAAATCATCTGTATTGCTGTCGCTTAAATGTACGGTGAGCTTCCCATTCTTGAATCCCGTTCCATCAGGATTGGAAACGTGCGCGTCGCCATCGATAGCGACGCCTTCCGAGGCCGTCGACAGGATGTGGGACGAAACGGGCCCCAAGTTGGAGAATACCGGAGCGTCGTTCTCCGCCTTCACCTTCAGCTGCATCTTCGCGGATGTCGAGGTGTGCTCGGCGTCGATGGCGGTGAAGGTCACCGCGTGGGCAGCGGTGGTCGGCGCGTTGTTCGAGCTGGAATAGGCGATGGCACGGGCAAGTGCTGTGGCGGCGTCATTGCTCACCGGCTGGTCAAAGCTGACCGTGAGCGCCGAACCGTTCTCGCCAAACTGGGTCTCCGTCCCGATCCGCACGCCGTTGTAGAAAACGGACGTCGTACCGATGCCGACGTCCGTCTCAAGGGTGATGCCGCCGACCTCGGCGATGGAGAGATGGTCGTCCGCTCCCGCGCTCGCCAGCTTCACGCTCAGGCTGCCGCCC
This window contains:
- a CDS encoding HlyD family type I secretion periplasmic adaptor subunit, whose amino-acid sequence is MSRINPHQDIRRAGLAGLCTLAVLLGTAGVWATTVPLAGAVIAPGQVVVESSVRRVQHPAGGVVAEIHATDGSLVKAGDILLRLDETTARASLAMVDNQLNQLRVRKARLEAERDGRDTLDLPAELVATDDPSVASIVAGETTLFRSRRSALEGQMSQLRERMAQTREEIRGLEAQISSKQEQMRIIKLELEGVRKLYQANLVALSRLTSLEREGARLSGEGGQLTAEVARARGRIAETELQILQLGQDLRREVATDSRDTQAKIADLVERRIAAVDQLQRLDVRAPASGFVHESTAHTVGGVIAAGEQIMLIVPEHDGFVVEARIEPQMIDRLKAGQDVTLRFSAFDSATTPEVEGVVQRVAADLSHAPQGGQSFYLVRIALKESERARLGGKALVPGMPVEAFIRTGSRTALAYLVKPVEDQLMRAFRHD
- a CDS encoding type I secretion system permease/ATPase; translation: MSAAKSAFSKHRAGAVADADLPSRALSSCRRAFLVVALFSAAVNILMLAGSFYMLQVYDRVLPSRSVPTLVALTIAVALVYAVQGLFDALRQRILGRIGVALDQSLSGEVARAILRNAALGGNEGAMRLARDLDAVRTFLSGVGPMALFDMPWIPLYVAACFLLHPVLGVILVAGASLLVALTFLTEVGTRRRVEEAGRAGAARGALLEQARRNGEVVAALGLTSRLVGRLDIHGDAAVAAQQRAADISGGLGAVSKVLRFMLQSGMLGAGAWLVIEGQASSGVMIASSVIASRALAPVELAISSWRPFLAARQAWQRLRHALAAPRSVALAVAPERARHRLTLDQMTVAAPGASTAILSQVSFAVEAGQVLGVIGPSASGKSSLARALVGVWPAARGELRLDGATLDQWPEEDRGAMIGYLPQDVELFDGTVAETIARFDPAATEEAVRAAARAAGAYDMILRLPQGFATRIGESGGILSGGQRQRLALARALYGDPFLVVLDEPNASLDAEGEAALVGAILGVKTRGGICVVIAHRAAALATADLVLVLAEGRMQAFGSRDDVLKRALAGRSLSGEEPPPKPRIVAERA
- a CDS encoding VCBS domain-containing protein, giving the protein MAAKKTPTFGALDRNKTLAENTVNAGPAVLDSNVTLKNPDGTGFQGGSLSVKLASAGADDHLSIAEVGGITLETDVGIGTTSVFYNGVRIGTETQFGENGSALTVSFDQPVSNDAATALARAIAYSSSNNAPTTAAHAVTFTAIDAEHTSTSAKMQLKVKAENDAPVFSNLGPVSSHILSTASEGVAIDGDAHVSNPDGTGFKNGKLTVHLSDSNTDDLIYLSDGPFNIVGTKLYLDGKVVGTVSADGVAGHDFSLTFKSNFAISDAQMSGLIDQITYRDRSLSPEPQTRDVTLTVTDTEKTSTAAHLTLAFENRAPTILSSSPAGSISKIADGSFSHDISSVAVSPDGTKVAFESTGEIGATRITLDDLSTGQVTILASDLTAAASILGTTDIAFSPDGQKIAFVSTASNLVAGDTNGGSDVFIKDLSTGAVTRVSTGSTGKQISGNSGDPGFSPDGTKMAFVSGIQNLPGDTDGSGLYVKDLKTGIATQAAINGADPSHTTRGFNATFSPDGTKLLFVAWGDQSGPKFGGDSQCIYIKDLNSGDVTFVTAASAHQVLPVFSPDGTKIAFVSNESSVVPGGEMGGTHLYLKDVQTGEIICVSSPDGVLPNDGAVGDTFSFSPDGTKIVFSSSESTLPGNTGGASNIFVADLETGAITRIASNANGASSDPVFTPDGAHIIFVSDATNLVANDTNNASDLFMASLPTSSVTSATLTEDAARKTLNAAGTFYFADADAKDTHTVSVAASDGALGTLSAKVVSDMNGTGGVVWSYVVDETKVEPLAAGETKVETFALTLDDHHSGTVTQNVTVTLTGTGDGSAAPAISTMAFVAAEATPERSAGPDLWTTVIASLSGAGEGVPGLLADLETRVAAALHAHGPAASAGSAAHLEQDVSDLGHLVASHLSPAVSDLLDTLWSHIPSHAPTAPTTTAHDLADGAEALAARLWDALHVSHDGGHSLV